In Lycium ferocissimum isolate CSIRO_LF1 chromosome 11, AGI_CSIRO_Lferr_CH_V1, whole genome shotgun sequence, a single genomic region encodes these proteins:
- the LOC132038062 gene encoding uncharacterized protein LOC132038062, whose product MRSSLPGGENALLLKVDATNGTTMCTQIPKQLSREELIKVLPDTWVTNYEKLREHVEPLQSSAPTFSKKPDKTVAISFDHSHLKKLNKTTFFFQMYQPTYNHAHQDDPETFAYHLPSIMSEHDWIKQFDNEGHDVWWFKCPFTGHCPWDIQYGCQECLVDEIEWDEHHARRAKSKKKGRNSGREFQTRVETIEKKVEQASSQHAGLTKALELRMTNMQYEICPPGT is encoded by the exons ATGAGATCTTCCCTTCCAGGTGGAGAAAATGCTTTGCTCTTAAAAGTAGATGCCACCAACGGAACAACCATGTGCACCCAAATCCCAAAACAACTCTCTAGGGAAGAACTTATCAAAGTCCTTCCAGATACGTGGGTCACGAATTATGAAAAACTGAGAGAACATGTTGAACCTCTCCAATCCTCTGCACCCACTTTTTCCAAAAAACCCGATAAAACAGTTGCCATAAGCTTTGACCACTCTCACCTTaaaaaactcaacaaaacaaccttCTTTTTCCAGATGTACCAACCCACTTATAACCATGCACACCAAGATGACCCTGAAACATTCGCTTACCATCTCCCAAGTATCATGAGTGAACATGACTGGATAAAGCAGTTCGATAATGAAGGTCATGATGTATGGTGGTTTAAATGTCCTTTCACGGGGCACTGCCCATGGGATATCCAATATGGCTGTCAAGAATGTCTTGTcgatgaaattgaatgggatgaaCATCATGCAAGAAgagccaaatcaaagaaaaaagggagaaacTCTGGAAGAGAGTTCCAAACAAG GGTGGAGACAATTGAGAAAAAAGTGGAACAAGCATCTTCTCAGCATGCTGGACTGACCAAAGCCCTGGAATTGCGAATGACGAACATGCAGTATGAGATTTGTCCACCAGGCACTTAG